A single genomic interval of bacterium harbors:
- a CDS encoding HD domain-containing phosphohydrolase: protein IAGLEAAAEIVWTHHERPDGAGYPRRVSADQIPIGARVIMVCAAYDAMTEDRPYRRGLPSRAACEELRRHAGTQFFPDVVNAFVQLHDSGRLWEAFTRDELEIFVRRGDLAAA from the coding sequence GATCGCCGGCCTCGAGGCGGCGGCCGAGATCGTATGGACCCACCACGAGCGCCCGGACGGCGCCGGCTACCCGCGCCGCGTCTCGGCGGACCAGATCCCCATCGGGGCGCGGGTCATCATGGTGTGCGCCGCGTACGACGCGATGACCGAGGACCGGCCCTACCGCCGGGGCCTGCCGTCGCGCGCCGCCTGCGAGGAGCTGCGCCGGCACGCCGGCACGCAGTTCTTCCCCGACGTGGTCAACGCCTTCGTGCAGCTGCACGACAGCGGCCGGCTGTGGGAAGCGTTCACGCGCGACGAGCTCGAGATCTTCGTGCGCCGGGGCGACCTCGCCGCCGCCTGA